The following DNA comes from Rhodopseudomonas boonkerdii.
CATTTCATTGACTGAACGCGCGCGGGCCGTAGCTTTGATACGCCTCACCGTATCAGAGAAGATCGACAATGACTGACGTTTCCATCTCTCGCCGCCTGTTGCCGGCGATCGTCGCCGCCGCTTTCAGCGTGTCTCTCGCAAGTTCCAGCTTCGCAGCCGACCAGATCGTGCTCCGCGTCGGCGACCAGAAAGGCGGTAACCGCTCGCTGCTGGAGTTTTCCGGCTTCGCCAAAGACCTGCCCTACAAGATCCAGTGGTCGGAATTCCCGGCAGCGGCGCCGATTCTCGAGGCCATCAATGCCGGCGCGCTCGATGTCGGCCATACCGGCGATCTCGCCTTTCTGACCGTCTACGCCAACGGCTCGCCGATCAAGGCGATCGGCGGCGTGCGCGCCAATGCCGACACGCAAGCGATCCTCGTGCGCAATGACTCGCCGATCAAGACGGCCGCCGATCTCAAGGGCAAACGCCTCGCCGGCACGCGTGGCGGCTGGGGCCAGTTCCTGATCGACGCCACGCTGGAGAAACAGGGCTACAAGATCACCGACGCGACCTTCGCGCCGCTCGGTCCGGTCGATGCCAAGATCGCACTGGTCGCCGGCTCGATCGACGGTTGGGCGGTTTGGGAACCTTATATTTCCTATGCGCTGCTGAAGGACAATGCGCGCGTCGTCGCCGACGGCGCCGGGCTGACGCCGACGCTCACTTTCATCATCGCCTCCGATCAGGCCATCGCCACCAAGCGCGAAGCAGTGGCGGACTTCCTGAACCGCCTGAACAAGGCGCGGGAATGGTCCCGCTCGCGGCTGCCCGAATATGCCAAGAACACGGCGGAGCTGACCAAGCTGCCGGAGGATGTGCTGCTGCGCGCCTATCAGCAGCAGGACACGCGACCGATCGCCATCGACGATGGCGTGATCAAGGAATTCCAGGAGGCATCAGATCGCGCGACGCGCTACGGCATCCTGAACAAGCCGGTGGATGTCAGCAAGGCAGTGGACCGCAGCTTCACGAAGGACCTTGCGGTGTCGAACTGACCGGCCTCGCAGCAAGAATACGCATGGTCGCCAGCGTGGCGATCAGCGACAAGACCGTGGCGGCGCTGAACAGCGCCCCATAGCCGAGCCAGTCGGCGATGCGGCCCGACACCAGCGAGCCAACGAAATAGACGATGAGCTGGGCACAGGACAGGATCGTGAAATCCGTGCCCGGCTGTTCCCTGGACGACGCGGCCATGAACAGGCTGTAGAGCGCGACGATCTCCATATAGCGGATCAGGGTCTGGAAACCGGCGGCGCCGAAGATCGGCAGCACGCCGGTGACGAGACCGAGCGCATGCGCCGTAAACAGCGCGAAGCATATGGTCCGCAGAATGCCGAGAAGACCGAGCGTCACGCCGCTGCCGAAGCGATGCAGCAACCACGCCGCGACGCCCGCGCCCGCGAGTCCCGCCGTTGCGGCCGCGCCACCGGAAAGATAGCCGATCTGCGTCAGCGGCACGCCGGCATCGACGAGATAGCTGCCCTCCATGGCCTTCACGAGACCCTCGCTGACCCGGTAGATCAGCGCGATCCAGAGAATGTTGCGCACCTCGCGCCGGCGCAGGAATGCCATGATCGACGGTCGCGGCGCGGAGGGATCGGGCTGCGCCGCTTCGCTCTCGCGCATGGCGAAGGCGGCGGCGAGCGGGATCAGCGAGAAACCGGCGATGGTCAGTAGCATGCCGGTCCAGCCGATCTGGGCATAGAGGATCAGGCCGAGCGTGCCGCCGATCACGACGCCAAAGGCCACCGAGCCGCCCTGGATCGCATTGCCGATCGGGCGATCTTCCGGCGCGAGATGCGCGGCTGCATAGCCGTCGGTGGCGATGTCCTGGGTGGAGATCAACAGGGAGCCGATCAGGCCGACGGTGGCGATCCCCCAGATATTGGTGGGACCGAGCGGGATCAGGCAGAGCAGGCTGAGAATGACACCGGCCTGGGTGACGATCACCCAGCCTGCCCGATGCGCCCACGCGAAGGGGCGGATGCGATCGACCACCGGCGCCCAGAAGAACTTCAACAGCAGCGGCAGGAACCAGATGCTGAGATAACCGATGGAGGTGCGCGACATACCGGCCTCGCGCATGATCGGCGGCAGCGCGGCGGCGAACAGATAGGACGGGATCGCCTGCGCGAGATAAAGCCCGGCAAGCACGGCGAACAGCCGCTTGCGCCCCATCACCGCAGACTGGACTGAGGGCATCGCCAGCGCAGTCATGGCGTCCCGCTATGTCTGGCGAGGAAGCTCCGCGCCATCGCCTCGTCCTCCAGCGCCACCAGCGGCATCGGCCACAATTTGCGAAACGTCTCCTGCATCTTCTCGTTGGCTCCCGGGCGCACGATCGCAATCGCGCGGCAATGCGTTGAGACATGCTTGCGCGTCGCCTTGAACCACAGCGCCTGCTCGCGCTCGCCGGCCATGGACAGCTTGCGCCCACCGCCTCCGAACAGGATCAGGAATTCGAACGGCTCCGCATGCCGCCCGACGCGAACCAGCGCGTCCAGATAGTCGCGTTCGTCCGTACCCGCATAAGGCGGCAAGAACCGCAGCGTCAGCAGGCTGCCTGCTAATTCAAGATCGACCATCTTCTATTCGAGCTCCCTGGGGAATCAACCTTGGGAAAAATTGAAGTCTGCGCATTCCGCTCGTCACTGCGAGGAGTCCTTGCGACGAAGCAATCCAGCCTTTTTCACTTGGCTTCTGGATTGCTTCGTCGCTACGCTCCTCGCAATGACGGAGCATCAAAACGTCTTGCGATAGCCGACCGTGACCGTGCGGCCCCAAGAATAGACCGGCAGGTTACGCACCGACGTGGCGGTCGGGTTCTGCACGGTGGTGTCGAACAGGTTGTTCACCGCCGCATAGGCTTCGCCGCCATACACGGGGCCGCTGAGCGCTGCGTTCATCGTGAAGCCACCCTCGATGGGATAGACCGTGTTGGCGAGATTGATGCCGCGGTTGCGGCCCGACCAGCCCTCGCCTTCGACCCGCAGCTTGATGCCGTTGTCGAAGCGATAGTCGCCATAGACCAGGCCACGCACCGGCGTGGCAATGCGGTTGTTGGGCAGCCAGCTATCCAGCACACCATCCTTGTTGCTGTCATAGCGGCCTTCGCGGTAGCCGACCGTGGTGCCGAAGGTGAAGTTCGAGGTGACCGCCATCTCGCCGATATATTCGATACCGTAGATCATCTCCTTCTGCTGCGAGATGAGATTGGTGACGGGATCGAAGGTCACGCCCTTTTCCGAGGTCGAGACGAAGCCGGTGATGCTGCCCTTGTAGGGCCCGTTGCCGCCGCGAATGCCGAGTTCGTAATTGTTGACGATCTGCGGTTCCGGCGAGATCGACGAGAAACTGATGGTCTGGCGCGCTGCCGGCAGGCAATTCGGATTCGTGACCAGACAGGCATAGGCCCTCGAGGACAGACCCGCGCGGCGCGTATAGGCACCGACATCCGGCAGCGCATAGCCCTGCGAGAAACCACCGAACATCTCGACCTGCGGCGCCAGCTTGAAAGTGGCGCCGAGATTGTAGGTCGGCGAAGCATATTCATACTGCCCGCCGATCACATTGAGCGGCGGCAACACCAGGGCCACCACGCTGTTGCCGAGCGGCGTCTGCGCGTAAGCTGTCGGCCGCAGGAAATTGTCAACGCTGAGATCGGAATGCTCGTAGCGGACGCCGCCGCGCACGGTGAGCCGATCGGTGATCGGCACCTGCGCCAGCGCGAAGCCGGCGGTGGTGACCTGGGTCAGCGGCGTGAATACGTCGCGGCCATCGGTCAGCGTCTGCCATGTCCTGTCATGCACCACGTCGGTGCCCCAGGTAACTCGCGCGCCGTTCCAGATCCTGTCGAGCGGCGTATCAACCGACAGGTTCATGCCGCCGCGCTCGGAGAACAAGGTTGTCTGGTTCGCGGGGCTGGTCGGGCGCAGCGGATTGCCGGAATAATAGACCAGCGAATTGTAGGGATAGGAAAACTCGGAGTAGTTGAAGCGCTTCTTAATGTCGTTATAGAAGCCGACCACGCTGAGATTGCCGAGCACGAAATCGCTGTCGCTGTAGCGAAGCTGGATCGTGCGGGTATCTTCCAGCACGCTCTCGCCCGTATAGGGCTTGGTGAAATCCGGGCGTGCATAGGCGCCGGCATAGTTGGTCAGATAGCGTGGCGTCTGGTCGAGATAGAACTGAGCGATCGACGCCTCGATGCGCTTGCCGCCATCGAAATCGTAGCCGACCTTGCCGAGGAAATTGCCGCTGACGAAGCGGTCGCCGCCGCCCTGGCCGAGCATGGCATCCGACGGCAATTCGCGGCCGGCGCCATCATAGGTCTTCTGCGCGCCGCGGCCACTGCCGACGAACAGATAGTCGATACCGTTGGCGCCCTTGCCACTGACCGTTGCCGACAGTTCCGGCGCCAGCGATCCGCCGGGATCAGCCGTGAACGTGCGCAGCGCGGTGTTGACACTGACGCGCGGACCGCCGGCCTGCGCCTTCCTGGTGATGAAGTTCACCGTGCCGCCGGTGGCACCCGCGCCGTACAGGCTGGATGCGCCGGCGACCAGCTCGATCCGCTCGACGGAATTCAGATCGATCAGCGACAGCAGGCGCGAGACGTCGCGGAGCGGCGTGGTCAGCGGCACGCCGTCCATCAGCACCAGCAGATCGCGCCCGCGATAGGTTTCGGATGCGCCCGAGATAGTCTGGTTCGATACCGAGAAGCCCGGCAACAGCTTCGCCAGCACCGCCGAAGCGCTGCCGGTCTGCTTGAGCTGCTCTTCGATCTCTTGTCGCTGCACCACCTGCACTGTCTGCGGAATATCCGAAATCGCGCGCTCGGCACGTGCGGCCGTCACGGTGATCTCCTCGAGCGCGACCGGTGCGCGCTGCTGGGCTGCGGCCGGCGTCGAGAGGAGACCAAGAGCAGAAAAAAGAAGGTACTTGCTGGTGCGCATGATGCTCGAATTCTTCGGTTCAAACGGGAAGACGAAGCACGCGCGCCGAGCGGCCAAGCAATGGGCAAAGAGCCCCGGCAATTTGGAATCAATGTAAATTCCAACCGCCGCTTTACGCTTCTTACGCTTGCGCAATCCGTCTATCTTCGCAGCCAGCGATACTGCACGGCGGCATCGAATTACTTGGACTCGGGGACTTGATAGTCGGACTGGAGCGAACGACGCGATTTGGATTTTCCGCTGTGACAAAGCGGCATCACTCGCGTGCTCTGTCCTGCAGCGATTCTGCACCGGACTGTCCGCTCGTCCCACTCTGGCTCATTGCCGACGACATCGACGAATACGCGCGCAAGCCACTCGAAGCGCGCCTGCCATGGAAGGCGGTGCATCGCGATTCCCTCGGATCTTTTCGTGCAGCTCCGTTCCAGTCCAAGGCGATCCTGCAGATGCAACCAGATCTCGGACTGATGTCGTGCTTCGATCCGGCGCAACGCTGGATGCTGCCGAACGCCTCTCCCGAAGAGATGGCAAGGGATGCAGGCAAACATGTCCTGATCGTGCGCCCGTCCGACGGCGTCGTTATCGTCGAGCAGAACGGACAACGACGAACCTGCATGCAGCGCGAGGCCATCGTGCTCGACGCCAGCGCGGCAGCCACTTTCGTCATGCACGATGTGGGACGGATCGATTGCCTGTCGATGACGCGCGATGTCCGCACCGACATGCGCCATATCGCCCATGACAATAGCGGCCTGATTGCGCTCGGCCACTATGCGGCCGCGATCATGCGGGGCCTGTTGCCGATGAATTCCGCAGCCCTCACGGATCTGGCCGTGGATCACATGAGCGGCCTCGTCAACGCGATGATCGCCGAGGCGGATGCGCCGACCAGACCGAATGGACAGCCGCGGGATCGCGCCGGCATTTCGTTGCTTGCGCTCAAGGCCGATATCGAAGCCGGACTCGGCCAGCCGTCGCTGTCGCTGGAGCAGCTTGCCAGCTCCTACGGCGTCACCACGCGCTATTTCCAGAAACTGTTCGAGGCCGAGGGCCGCACCTTCTCGGACTATCTGCTCGAGCGCCGGCTTGAACGCGCCTTTCAGATGCTGCGCGACGGCAACCGGATGGACCGCACCGTCAGCACGATCGCTTTCGAGGTCGGCTTCGGCGACCTCTCTTATTTCAATCGCACCTTCAAGAAGCGCTTTAACGCGACACCGCGTGAAATTCGTGCGCGCTTCGATGTCGTCAGGCTGGCAGCGCTCGCGCCGGGCACGAGCGCTTGATCGTCATTTCGCCTTGGCGACCGCCGTATCCTTCCGCGGCAGGATCTCCACCGTCGCCGTCCGGCCCGCGACAAACGTGGCGTCGTCCGGTACCGCATCCAGCGCAATGCGCACCGGCACGCGCTGGGCCAGACGAACCCAGCTGAAGGTCGGCGTCACATTGGCAAGCAGATTGCTGCCCTGCCCGCGGTCGCGGTCCTCGATGCCGGCGGCGATGCTCTCGACGCGGCCGGTAAGCTCCTTGCTGTCGCCCATCAGATGGATACGCACGGGATCGCCGACATGGATGCGCGACAGTTTCGTTTCCTCGAAATAGCCGTCCACATGCATGCTCGACGTATCGACCAGCGCCATCACGCCCTTGCCGGCCGTGACATAGGTGCCCGGCCGCAGATCCATATTCGAGATCCGGCCTGAAACCGGCGCGCGAATTTCGCTGCGATCGAGATTGAGCTGGGCGACGCCGCGATCGGCGACCGCCTGGTCGTAGGACGCCTGTGCGAGCTGCTGCGTCGCGACCACCTGTTCCTTTTTCTGCTGCGACACGGCGGCCGTGGTGAGATCGTTGTAGCGCTTGAGATCGAGGTCCGCCTGCTCCAGCGCCGCCTTGCGGCCGGCAACGACGGCATCGGCCTGCTGCAAGGCCAGCACGAAGCGCGCCCGATCGATCCGCATCAGCACATCGCCGCGCTGGACCGCCTGATTGTCCTTCACCAGAATCTCCGTCGCGAAGCCGGATACATCCGGCGCCACTGTGACTACGTCGGCACGCACGCGGCCGTCGCGGGTCCACGGCGCGTCCATGTAATAGACCCAGAGATAACGCCCGACGGCGAGCGCGGCGACCACCGCCAGCGCGGTGACGGCGAAGCGGCGGACGAAAGCGGCAATGTTCTTCATGATAATAATCCCGACGATAGATAGACCACGCCACCAAGCAGGCAGACATAGAGAGCAAGATCGAACAGCGCGCGATGCCAGACGAAGCGATACACGCCGGCGCGTTCGAGCAACGGGCGCAGCAGCGCGCCAATGGCATAGGTGATGACCAGCCAGAGCATCAGCGACGGCAACAGCACGCCAAAGAGATCGATTTGATATTTCATGCGGCAACACTCCCGACAGGTGCAGCTGATTTCGGCCGATAGTCCGGCGCATCCGGGAACAGGCCGCGGCGAATGCCGACAAGGCCGATCAGCGCATCGGTGCGGCCGGCACCGCTTTCATCGATGGCGGCGGCCATCGCATGATCGACACGCGCCAGCAATGCAGGAGGCATCGCCGCGCCATCATGCCTGCGGAAGCCCTGCGCGAGCTCGTCCAGCATGGCGTCGATTGCGCCCAGCGTCCGCGACGACAGGTGATGACGTGCCCGGCGCAGATCGACGATATTGAGGCCGACGCGGAGTTCGCGAAGATTGTCGACCTTGCGCAAATCCGAGCCTTTCAGCGCGAGCAGGCGCGGTGCCAGCACGCCGATACGGTTGAGCATGACGCCGGCGAAGGCTGCACGATCGCGATTGCCGCGGCGTTCGGCGGCTTCGGCGATAGCGATCCAGCCGCGGCGCATCAGGCGGCGCACGCTCCATTCAGAACCGACCGAGCGGATCAAGCGGATCGAAATCGCTGACAGCTCCATGCCGACGAAAAAGGCCACGCTGGAATTGGCGAAACTGGCGAAATCGGCGCTGTAGGTTTCCTGCAGGGCCATCATGGTCGCCGTATTGGCCGCGAGCATCATGCCGATGAAGAAGGTCGCGGGCCGCGCGATCAGATAGCCGAAGATCAGGAACGACGGCGCAAGCGCAAAGACCAGCACTTCCACATTGCTGATCGCCGGCAGGATGGCGAACAGATAGGCCGCGATGATCACCGTCGCCACCAGCGTCCATTTCGCGAAATCGCGCAGGCCGGTCGAAGGATCGTCCATATTCGCGAAGAACGAGCAGCCGATCGCCGCCATCATCGGCGCGGTGGCGCCATCGGTCCAGCCAGTCAGGATCCAGAACGCGCAGCAGACCAGGATGGTGACGAAGGCGCCGGCGGACGACCACAGCGCCATGCCGGGATCGCGATAGCGCGCCGGCGCGACGCCGCCGTCGGGCTGGAACACGAGCTTCGCGCCGGCCGGGCGCTCGCCGCTGGCGATCGCCTGATTGAGGATCCGGCAATCGGCGGAGATATCGACGAGTTCGCGCAGACGCATCAGCAGGCTGGCGATCATGATATCGCTCCACGGCGAGGCCGCATCCAGCGCCGGACTCTGCGCCGCAATACGTTCCCGCAACCGTTCGGCAGGTTCGCGGTCGAGATCGTCCTTGCCGATCCACCGGACCACGTCGTCAAGCAGCGCCACGAGTTGGGGATGCGCGCTGCGCGCATCCTTGCCGAGCGCGTCGATGCGGTCACCGAGCGAGGACAGGACCGGCAGGAAAGTGAGCATGCGCAATCGCAGCGCGCGCAGCCAATGGACCGTCTCGCGACTGACGCTGTGATCGAAACCGAGGTGATCGGCAAGGCCGTCGAGATCGACCGCATCGGCGGCAAGCTTCAGCCTGAGATCGCGCATTGCCGGATCCGCGCTGCGGCCGGCGAGAACGTTCTGGCTCAGCTTGCGCGCTCCCGCGAGCCAGCCATCGACACGCGCGGCGACCGCCGGACCGACGCTGCGTGGCAGCAACACGGTGGAGACGACCGTCGCGCAGAGAATGCCGACGATGATTTCCTGGCTGCGCGCCACGGCGATATCGAAGATGGCATCAGGCTGCGAGACCGAGGGAAAGGCAATCAGCGCGCAGGTGTATCCGGCGAGCATGAACATGTAGCTGCGGGGCGTGCGGTCCAGAAGCGAGACATACAGACAGAGGCCGACCCATGCCGCGATG
Coding sequences within:
- a CDS encoding helix-turn-helix transcriptional regulator, which gives rise to MTKRHHSRALSCSDSAPDCPLVPLWLIADDIDEYARKPLEARLPWKAVHRDSLGSFRAAPFQSKAILQMQPDLGLMSCFDPAQRWMLPNASPEEMARDAGKHVLIVRPSDGVVIVEQNGQRRTCMQREAIVLDASAAATFVMHDVGRIDCLSMTRDVRTDMRHIAHDNSGLIALGHYAAAIMRGLLPMNSAALTDLAVDHMSGLVNAMIAEADAPTRPNGQPRDRAGISLLALKADIEAGLGQPSLSLEQLASSYGVTTRYFQKLFEAEGRTFSDYLLERRLERAFQMLRDGNRMDRTVSTIAFEVGFGDLSYFNRTFKKRFNATPREIRARFDVVRLAALAPGTSA
- a CDS encoding TonB-dependent receptor, which produces MRTSKYLLFSALGLLSTPAAAQQRAPVALEEITVTAARAERAISDIPQTVQVVQRQEIEEQLKQTGSASAVLAKLLPGFSVSNQTISGASETYRGRDLLVLMDGVPLTTPLRDVSRLLSLIDLNSVERIELVAGASSLYGAGATGGTVNFITRKAQAGGPRVSVNTALRTFTADPGGSLAPELSATVSGKGANGIDYLFVGSGRGAQKTYDGAGRELPSDAMLGQGGGDRFVSGNFLGKVGYDFDGGKRIEASIAQFYLDQTPRYLTNYAGAYARPDFTKPYTGESVLEDTRTIQLRYSDSDFVLGNLSVVGFYNDIKKRFNYSEFSYPYNSLVYYSGNPLRPTSPANQTTLFSERGGMNLSVDTPLDRIWNGARVTWGTDVVHDRTWQTLTDGRDVFTPLTQVTTAGFALAQVPITDRLTVRGGVRYEHSDLSVDNFLRPTAYAQTPLGNSVVALVLPPLNVIGGQYEYASPTYNLGATFKLAPQVEMFGGFSQGYALPDVGAYTRRAGLSSRAYACLVTNPNCLPAARQTISFSSISPEPQIVNNYELGIRGGNGPYKGSITGFVSTSEKGVTFDPVTNLISQQKEMIYGIEYIGEMAVTSNFTFGTTVGYREGRYDSNKDGVLDSWLPNNRIATPVRGLVYGDYRFDNGIKLRVEGEGWSGRNRGINLANTVYPIEGGFTMNAALSGPVYGGEAYAAVNNLFDTTVQNPTATSVRNLPVYSWGRTVTVGYRKTF
- a CDS encoding DUF1656 domain-containing protein, producing MKYQIDLFGVLLPSLMLWLVITYAIGALLRPLLERAGVYRFVWHRALFDLALYVCLLGGVVYLSSGLLS
- a CDS encoding MFS transporter, whose product is MTALAMPSVQSAVMGRKRLFAVLAGLYLAQAIPSYLFAAALPPIMREAGMSRTSIGYLSIWFLPLLLKFFWAPVVDRIRPFAWAHRAGWVIVTQAGVILSLLCLIPLGPTNIWGIATVGLIGSLLISTQDIATDGYAAAHLAPEDRPIGNAIQGGSVAFGVVIGGTLGLILYAQIGWTGMLLTIAGFSLIPLAAAFAMRESEAAQPDPSAPRPSIMAFLRRREVRNILWIALIYRVSEGLVKAMEGSYLVDAGVPLTQIGYLSGGAAATAGLAGAGVAAWLLHRFGSGVTLGLLGILRTICFALFTAHALGLVTGVLPIFGAAGFQTLIRYMEIVALYSLFMAASSREQPGTDFTILSCAQLIVYFVGSLVSGRIADWLGYGALFSAATVLSLIATLATMRILAARPVSSTPQGPS
- a CDS encoding efflux RND transporter periplasmic adaptor subunit; the encoded protein is MKNIAAFVRRFAVTALAVVAALAVGRYLWVYYMDAPWTRDGRVRADVVTVAPDVSGFATEILVKDNQAVQRGDVLMRIDRARFVLALQQADAVVAGRKAALEQADLDLKRYNDLTTAAVSQQKKEQVVATQQLAQASYDQAVADRGVAQLNLDRSEIRAPVSGRISNMDLRPGTYVTAGKGVMALVDTSSMHVDGYFEETKLSRIHVGDPVRIHLMGDSKELTGRVESIAAGIEDRDRGQGSNLLANVTPTFSWVRLAQRVPVRIALDAVPDDATFVAGRTATVEILPRKDTAVAKAK
- a CDS encoding FUSC family protein, which gives rise to MSSATDRLPFLERHADIIFSVKTFIAAMMALLIGFAADLPRPYWALATVYITSQPLAGATRSKALYRVIGTLIGATASIVFVPALVNSPELLSLAIAAWVGLCLYVSLLDRTPRSYMFMLAGYTCALIAFPSVSQPDAIFDIAVARSQEIIVGILCATVVSTVLLPRSVGPAVAARVDGWLAGARKLSQNVLAGRSADPAMRDLRLKLAADAVDLDGLADHLGFDHSVSRETVHWLRALRLRMLTFLPVLSSLGDRIDALGKDARSAHPQLVALLDDVVRWIGKDDLDREPAERLRERIAAQSPALDAASPWSDIMIASLLMRLRELVDISADCRILNQAIASGERPAGAKLVFQPDGGVAPARYRDPGMALWSSAGAFVTILVCCAFWILTGWTDGATAPMMAAIGCSFFANMDDPSTGLRDFAKWTLVATVIIAAYLFAILPAISNVEVLVFALAPSFLIFGYLIARPATFFIGMMLAANTATMMALQETYSADFASFANSSVAFFVGMELSAISIRLIRSVGSEWSVRRLMRRGWIAIAEAAERRGNRDRAAFAGVMLNRIGVLAPRLLALKGSDLRKVDNLRELRVGLNIVDLRRARHHLSSRTLGAIDAMLDELAQGFRRHDGAAMPPALLARVDHAMAAAIDESGAGRTDALIGLVGIRRGLFPDAPDYRPKSAAPVGSVAA
- a CDS encoding ABC transporter substrate-binding protein; this translates as MTDVSISRRLLPAIVAAAFSVSLASSSFAADQIVLRVGDQKGGNRSLLEFSGFAKDLPYKIQWSEFPAAAPILEAINAGALDVGHTGDLAFLTVYANGSPIKAIGGVRANADTQAILVRNDSPIKTAADLKGKRLAGTRGGWGQFLIDATLEKQGYKITDATFAPLGPVDAKIALVAGSIDGWAVWEPYISYALLKDNARVVADGAGLTPTLTFIIASDQAIATKREAVADFLNRLNKAREWSRSRLPEYAKNTAELTKLPEDVLLRAYQQQDTRPIAIDDGVIKEFQEASDRATRYGILNKPVDVSKAVDRSFTKDLAVSN